One Paenibacillus sp. SYP-B4298 genomic window, GGATTCGTCCTTGCAGCCATCCGGCAGGATGACCCTTATTTTTGTCTGCGAGCATAACGTCTTGGAGAACGTATGCAGTTGAAGCAACGCCATCGCTAATCCTCCCTTATCCTTTGATGGCGCCAATCATGACGCCCTTCGCAAAATATTTTTGAATAAATGGATAAATTGCCAATACAGGCAGTGTGCTTACAATTACTGTACAATACTTGATCAATGATTTATACATCGTAATGGAGGCATTGGCCCCGCCGGAGGTCATATTGGTGCTGCCATCAATCAATATTTCCCGTAAAATAATCTGCAGCGGGTACTTGGCCCGATCCGCGATATAGAGCGAGGCAGGGAACCAGGAATTCCAGTGCATCACGGCAATAAATAACACAATGACTGCAATCGATGCCTTGGACAGCGGCAATATAATCTTGAGGAAAATATACAGGTCGCTCGCACCATCGAGCTTGGCGGATTCCTCCAGCGACACGGGCACCCCTTGAAACGAAGTGCGCAAAATGATCAGATGGAACACGTTGACCATCGTTGGCAGGATGAGCGCCCAGGCGCTGTTATACAGCCCCAGCTTCTGAATGAGAATATAATTGGGGATCATGCCCCCATTAAACAGCATCGTGAACGTAATGAGCAGCATCAGCGTATTCGCAGGACGGAAATAGCTCCGCGACAGTGTAAATGCGCCCAGCGCGGTCATCGTAATGCCCAGCAGCGTTCCGCCGGTCACGTAGAGCAGCGTGTTCAGATAGCTTTTCCAGATCGATGCATTGGCGAAGACGATGCTATAGCCCTTGAAGGTAATCTCTCCTGCCGGGAACAGCAATAAGGATTTGTTCGCATTAAGCGCTCCAGGCGATGACAGCGACGCCGACAGTGTGTGCCACATAGGCGCCAGACACAGGAGAGCAATCAGGGCAAGCAGCGCGTAGTCCATTGCCAGAAACAGCCGGCGACCTATACTTTTATCCATAAATTCTCGCTCCTCCTTCCTAGAACAGCCGGGTTTCCGAATATTTGCGGCTGATGTAGTTCGCGGTAATAATGAGCAGCATACCGATCACCGAATTAAACAGCCCGACCGCCGTGCTGTACCCGTAGTCATGATTCAGAATGCCCTGACGATAAATATAGGTCGAGATCACATCCGCCGTCTCATAGATGGCGCTGTTATACAGCAGCAGCACCTTCTCAAAGTTGACCGTCAGCAGATGACCCATATTGAGAATCAGCATAATAATAATCGTGGAGGATATGCCCGGAATCGTCACATGCAGGCATTGCTTCCAGTAGCCTGCGCCGTCGATGCGTGCCGCTTCATATTGATCCGTATCGACGCGCGACAACGCCGCCAGGTAGATTATGCTGTTATAGCCGACCATCTGCCATATATTCGTAGAGACGAAGAGGGGGCGGAACATCTCGGGCATGCCGAGCAGATTGCCGCTCTTGCCCAGCAGCGGAGCAATCGCTGTCGTCAGCGGGCCGCTGGAGCCGGTGAAGTCAATGATCAGCCCGCATATGATGGCTGTGGACAGAAAGTAGGGCAGATAGCTGACCGTCTGTACGGTGCGCTTGAACAGCCGTCCCTTGATCTCATTTAGCAGCAGGGCCAGAATAATCGGAGCCGGGAAGCCGAACAGCAGGTCGAGCAGGCTGAGCGCCAGCGTATTCTTGGTAACCCGGATAAAGTTCGAGCTGGTGAAGAACTCCACGAAGTTGGTCAGCCCTACCCACTCGCTGCCCAAAAACCCTTTGCGCGGAGAGAAATCCTGGAATGCCATGACCAGACCGGCCATAGGCAGATAGCTGAAGACGACGAAATAGAGGATGACCGGCAAGGTCAGCCAATAGATCATTTTGTGCCGTTTGTAATTGGCAACCAGTTCCTTCATGGCGGGATCGCTCCTTCTTGGGATGTGGCGGGCTGCAGATGCCTAAGGGCTATCCGCAGCCCTGCATATTATCGGGCGTTGTAGCGATCCAGTGCCGTCTGATAGACAGCCATCGCCTCAGCGATTCGCTTGTCCTTGATATGCTGGACAAAGGCATCATAGTTGTCGAACGATTCGATGCCCAATATATATTTGACCTGCATCTCCTCCACATAATCGATGATGTCGGTCATAATCGAGTTGTAGACCTTGCTCTCCTCGTCGGTCATCGTCAGCTTGGAGCTGATCGTATAGGCGTGGTCATTCTGCTCATCATACATCTGACCCTGCTTCAGCAGCAGCTCATCGTTAATGTCGCGGTCATTGACCGTAATGACCGGATAGTCGGCAATCGTCGTCATCATGTCCACGATCGCGAAGCCGTCCTTGTTGGCGAAGACGTTGTCGTTAAAATGAATGTTGCCCGCAGCATCTTGCTCATAGTAGGACGGATCTGGTCCAAAATTGCCCGCTTGAATGACATCCTCGGAATAATACAAGTCCGCCCATTGCAGCGCCAGATCGAGCTTCTTCGTCTTGGCGCTGATCTGCATGCCTGCCGAGACCGTCGTTGTCGGCGATCCGCCAATATGGATTTTGTCTCCCTTGTTGACAACCGGATGCGGTACAGCGACGAATTCGAGACCCGCGTCAGGGTTCAATTGCTTGACGACCTTGGCGACGGACAGCGGCGCAACCATCGAACCGCTCTGTACATCGCCATAGGCTGCAAACTCCGCGCTTAACGAGTTGAGCGACAGGAAATCGCTGTCGATCAGCCCTTCGGCATACCACTTGTTCATCATCATCAGATAGCTCTTGAAGCCGTCCTCAAGTGGCGCATATCTCACCTTGCCATCCACCTGATAGAATGGAACGGTGCCTCCCCCGTAATTCATATAGCCGAAGCCCAGCCCGCCTGTGAACACATTGAGCTTCGGGAATCCGGTGCTGTTCAGCAGGAATGGCTTCTCCACCCCGGCATTCTTGAAGGCTGTCAACACATCATGCCATTCATCGTAGGTTTGGGGCACCTCCTTATTCACCTTATCCAGCAAGTCCTTGCGCATCAATATGCCGTACCAGGTGGTTGCCAGCTCGTCATTCGCGGAATAGCGGTAGAAGGCGGCCAGCTCTTTATTGTCGGAATAGCTCTCGATGCGCCGCAGCTCGCTCTTCTCAAGCTGCTTCTTGAAGTTCGGCAGACGGTCGAGATAATCGGCGACGTTGATGACGACACCATCCTTCAATAAACCATATGCGCCTGTCGGATAGACGCCTCCTGCATCAAAGAACAAGTCTGGATATTCCCCGGAGCTGACGATCATCGCCAGATTATCAGCTTCTGTGCCGCTGACCGGAGTGATCCATTCGATCTTGACGCCAGTCTGCTCCTCCATCCATTTATTGAACAGCGTATCATTCCACTTCTCGATGATCGTACCGATCGAGGTATGCGTTGGACGCCATACCTTTAATGTCGCAGTCTCCCCTTCCGGCACCAGTCGCCGCAGCTTGGCTGGATCACCGTTGCTGACCGTTGGCGTTGTACTTGACCCATTCGATGGAGTAGGCTGATCGCCCGAGCCTGTACTGCAGCCCGTCACCAGCACAGCAGTGATTAGCATGCTCATCAATATCGGCTTGCCTCTAGTTAACCATGATGTACGCAACATTCATCTGTCCCCCTCTTGTTTGTTCCCTTCGGATGTGCACAGCGCGGTCTTGCGAATCCGCTTTTGTAACCGCTTGCTTGTAGTGTACGTTCGCCCCGCCGCCAAGTAAATGAGCAGCTTTTGCGAGCCGATTCACAATTTTTGCACTGTAACAGAAAAAGCGCCAACCGTGCGGCTTCAGCGCTTTTTCCTGTAAAGAATAGTTATTATTTGCCTATCGCATTCACAATTTTTGTTCCCTACACACGGTGCTCGCGCCCTAGTCTAATGCCACCCACTGCTCAAGCAATGCATCGAGCCGTGCCTGCTGCTCCTCACGTTCACGCCACCTCGCCTCAAGCTCAGACGCATCTGCGATCTGGTCAAGTTGATTCAGCTCCTCATCCGCCTCAGCGAGCTGCGCCTCCAGCCTGGCAATGTCCGCCTCCAGCCGCTCGCGCCTTTGCTGACTGTCTTGTCTGCTCGGAGCAGGCTTGCCCAATTGCGGGCGGGCGATGGTGAAGGAGGCTGGGCCGCCAGCAGAGCGCTGCTCCGAAGGGCGACGCGCGTTCTCCGCCTGCACGTTATGCTGAGCTTCCCGCTCGATCCGTTCCGCACGCTTGACCCTGAAGTCATCATAATTGCCAAGATAAGCTGTAATCTTGCCATCTTCCAGCTCCCATACCCGCTGCGCGAGCCGATTGATGAAATAGCGGTCATGCGAAATCGCCAGGATGGTACCGG contains:
- a CDS encoding carbohydrate ABC transporter permease, which codes for MDKSIGRRLFLAMDYALLALIALLCLAPMWHTLSASLSSPGALNANKSLLLFPAGEITFKGYSIVFANASIWKSYLNTLLYVTGGTLLGITMTALGAFTLSRSYFRPANTLMLLITFTMLFNGGMIPNYILIQKLGLYNSAWALILPTMVNVFHLIILRTSFQGVPVSLEESAKLDGASDLYIFLKIILPLSKASIAVIVLFIAVMHWNSWFPASLYIADRAKYPLQIILREILIDGSTNMTSGGANASITMYKSLIKYCTVIVSTLPVLAIYPFIQKYFAKGVMIGAIKG
- a CDS encoding ABC transporter permease — its product is MKELVANYKRHKMIYWLTLPVILYFVVFSYLPMAGLVMAFQDFSPRKGFLGSEWVGLTNFVEFFTSSNFIRVTKNTLALSLLDLLFGFPAPIILALLLNEIKGRLFKRTVQTVSYLPYFLSTAIICGLIIDFTGSSGPLTTAIAPLLGKSGNLLGMPEMFRPLFVSTNIWQMVGYNSIIYLAALSRVDTDQYEAARIDGAGYWKQCLHVTIPGISSTIIIMLILNMGHLLTVNFEKVLLLYNSAIYETADVISTYIYRQGILNHDYGYSTAVGLFNSVIGMLLIITANYISRKYSETRLF
- a CDS encoding extracellular solute-binding protein, which produces MLRTSWLTRGKPILMSMLITAVLVTGCSTGSGDQPTPSNGSSTTPTVSNGDPAKLRRLVPEGETATLKVWRPTHTSIGTIIEKWNDTLFNKWMEEQTGVKIEWITPVSGTEADNLAMIVSSGEYPDLFFDAGGVYPTGAYGLLKDGVVINVADYLDRLPNFKKQLEKSELRRIESYSDNKELAAFYRYSANDELATTWYGILMRKDLLDKVNKEVPQTYDEWHDVLTAFKNAGVEKPFLLNSTGFPKLNVFTGGLGFGYMNYGGGTVPFYQVDGKVRYAPLEDGFKSYLMMMNKWYAEGLIDSDFLSLNSLSAEFAAYGDVQSGSMVAPLSVAKVVKQLNPDAGLEFVAVPHPVVNKGDKIHIGGSPTTTVSAGMQISAKTKKLDLALQWADLYYSEDVIQAGNFGPDPSYYEQDAAGNIHFNDNVFANKDGFAIVDMMTTIADYPVITVNDRDINDELLLKQGQMYDEQNDHAYTISSKLTMTDEESKVYNSIMTDIIDYVEEMQVKYILGIESFDNYDAFVQHIKDKRIAEAMAVYQTALDRYNAR